The genomic DNA TGTTGATTGCGGTACCACGAAATCCGAGAAATTGCTCATCGGTATACCGAGCAATGCCTTGGAACAGTAAATAAGCTTGAGAGCCATCGCTGAGTGGGAGTTCCACTTCACAATTGGAGAAATCTTGCTGTTTGAGTAAGCAGTTCATGAGCGCGGCTGAGGATTGGATCGGCGCAATACGCACCATCAGTGGTTTGGATTCTTCATCAATCGCTAACGCAGTAGACATGGCTTCTGAGCTATAAATCAGCTCGCCATGGCTGTTGGTTTCCCATAACCAATCGGAGGCGGCTTGTGCAAAATCTTCCAATCGCTCTTGTTCCGATTTGATGGTGCGGTAAAGGGTTGTCACGTTGTTCGCAATTCGATTGGTTTCATCCCCCAGCCATTGTAACTCGTCATTTTTCTCCATAATCCAAGGGTTATAAGGCAGTTGCAGTGGCTTTTTAGGGTGGCGGGGATTGTAGCGGCGTAGAAATTGCGCGATCGCAAAAATCCGCTGATTCACACTGGCGTGGAAAATCAGCAAGATTAAATAACACACAATGGCGGTTTTCAGTGCATTGACGGCTAAGGTGAGCAGAAACTGGCGAATCAAATAGTTGTAGATACCTTGAGCATCAGATTCAACATATAAAGTGCCGATCTTTTCAGTTATCTGAGTATCAGGGTTGGTGTATTCCAGTGGAATCTCACTATTCAATGCCATGCTTTTTACGGGTTCTCCGGCTGAAAAATGGTAGTCACCAGAGGTGATCTTCATATAATCGACATTCGGTAAGTTGACTAAGCCTTCCAGCCTTTGGGTGAGCACCACTAAGTCATAGTTCCACAATGAGCTGGCGAGAAGCTCTGCATGAATGGTTTGAATTTCATCATGCCTAGCTTGGACGTTGTTGAACTCTCGGTTGTAGTCGATGAAGGTTTGGGTAATCGTCATTGCTAAAGTCACTGCACCACTGAGGATCACCATGATAAGAATGATGCGTCGGCCAATACGGCTGAACATCGGGTTGCTGTCTATTTCTTCTGCGTCACGTTTTTTCATTATTAACTATTGTGTTAGAAGCGATTCATTTCATTATAGATGGAGTACTTACCTTCTTCCTACAAGCAGCGCCAAGCGGTTTAGGTATAGAAGAATGAAGATCAACTAAACTTGCTAGAAATCAGGAGGAAGCCTTATGCGTTGGTGGATAGTTTTAGTGTGGCTGTTGAGTGGTCAAACATGGTCGGCCAATGTTTTGGTGATTCAAAGTTATCACTCAGGTTATGCTTGGGATGCGGCCTACACAAAAGGATTGAAAGAGGGGATTAACGCCCAACATCAATTACACTTTTTTGAAATGGATACGAAACGGATTCCCGCTCGAGAATACAGCGCGGCTGCCGATCGTGCATTTCAAGCTTATCAGCGATTGAAACCTGACTTGGTGGTCTTGGGTGATGACAACGCGCTCTATTATCTGCTGCCCAAACTGTATAACGAGCCCATCTCGATTGTTTTTCTAGGGATTAACTCAAATCCTAGAGAGTTGCTGGATGAATATTCGGGGATTGCGCAAGTAACGGGCATTTTAGAGCAACCCTTATTTGTCAAAAATATGGCTGAAATCGGCCGTTTGTTACCGAAAGATAAACGGCGTGTTTTGGTGTTGTTTGACTCAGGTAATACCTCAAAAATTGCCTTGGATTATATGCAAGATCAATACAAGCTGATTAAGGAGAACTTGGGGATAGAGGCGGACATCCGCTCTATTAAGAGTGAGCAAGAGTGGAGGCATGCTGTTGAGTATGCCAATCAAGAAAGCTTTGGAGCTATTGTGGTTGGTTTGTATCAAACTCTTGTCAATACTGATGGGCTACATGTTCCACCAGAAAACATTTTGAGTTGGACGAATCAACATTCTCAACTGCCGTTGTTTGGCTTTTGGGATTTCTCCATCGGCAAAGGTAAAGCAGCGGGTGGGGTGGTGTTATTTGGATTAGAACAAGGAAAAATGGCCGCGGAACTGGCGACGCGTATTTTGGATAAACAAGAACCCGCCAAATACATTCCGATCCAGATCAACCGTCAAGGGCGAGGCCTTTATCAGCCAGATGAGTTTGCACGCTGGGGTTTAACGCCGCCGAAAGATTGGACACCTATCGATGAATAAGCGCTGTACTTAGCCTATGAATCCAAGGTGAGTTATAGAAAACAACACCGCCCATAAAGGGCGGTGTGAAAGAGAATTTAAGCTTCAACTGGCTCTTGCTGCCAACGTTTTTGGCGTAGATTAAAGGCGCAAAACAGTACAAACCATACGCTGCTGGCTGCCAAACCTGCCCAAACAGAGTGCAATAAGCCCATTGCCAAATAACCTAGTAATGCCCCCATTGCTGCGCTGATGGCGTAAGGAAGTTGAGTCACCACATGGTCAATATGATGACTACCCGCGCCAGTGGCGGACAAGATACTGGTGCTGGAAATTGGTGAGGCGTGATCGCCAAACACAGCGCCTGCTAATACGGCAGAGAGGGTTGGTAGCATCAGGCTGATGTCTGATGCAGCAGCAATATCACCCGCGAGTGGCAGCATAATGCCGAAGGTGCCCCAACTGGTGCCAGTAGCGAATGCCATTAAACAAGACAGAACAAACACCAACGCGGGTAGCAGTTCAACTGGCAAATTGCCTTGAGTCAGGGACGCGAGATAAATGCCGGTTTGCAGATCACGCACCACACCACCTATCGTCCAAGCAAATAGCAGAATGATGATCGCTGGCATCATCGCCATAACACCTTTTGGTGCGGTGGAGATCCATGTTTGCACCGAAAGTTTTAAGCGCAGTGACAGGACAATCGAGACGGCCAAGCTACACAACGCCGCATAAACCAGTGATTGCGCCACATTGGTATTTTCGAGTGCGCCAATCAAAGAGAAAGCCTCACCGTTAGCGGCTAAGACGGCGTTACCGGTTTGGATCATGAAAATCAAGGTGGTGATGGTCAGTGCTGCGATGGGCAACACCATATCGATCATGGTGCCGCGAGCGGTTTCTCCGCCTTCCATATCTAAGCCCGCAGGGCGGCCTTTGCTTTCGTCCCACAATTTACCTTCACGAGCCCACGCTTCGTGTTGGCGCATGGGGCCAATATCCATCGGCAGGAAAATCACCGCGAGCACCATAAGCAGGGTAAACACTGCGTACAGGTTCATCGGGATCATCTGTACAAATGCTGAAATCGCACTGATTTCCGTCATTTCGTGTGCTGCTAAAATGCCGCCAATGAGAGCGATAATGTAAGCGCCCCAAGAGGAAATCGGCGTAATCACACACACGGGGGCTGCTGTAGAGTCGAGCAAATAGGCGAGTTTCGCGCGCGAGATTTGGAAGCGATCCGTCACCGGGCGGCAAATTGCGCCTACAGACAGGCTATGGAAAAAGTCATCGATGAAAAAGGCAAATACCATTAACCCTGTCAGAGCTTTTGCACTGCGGCGATCTTTACATTTGCGCTCTGCCCACACCGCGAAAGCACGCGTTGCGCCTGAGGCGGTCATTAAGCTTATCAAACCACCCAGCAGCAGCATAAACAGCAGCATATTGATGTTATCGCTGTTGGCTGCACCTTCCGCCCAGAATAAGCCGCTGATCTTTCCAAACAAGTACTGTAGTGTGCTTAGAGGTGAAAAATGGTTAAGCATGACAGCGCCAGCGGCAATGCCAGCGCCTAAAGAGAGTAATACTCGGCGTGTGGTAATCGCGAGCAGCACTGCGAGTAGCGGTGGGATGACCGAGTAAATCGAGTCAGAATAAGGGGCTAAATTCATGGATCTCACATCACCTTTTCAGGTGGAGATCTACCAGCAGGATAAAAAACACATTTCAGCGAAATAACACTTCTTATCCTTCAAGGTAGCGCTCCATAGACAACACACTATGGCAGTCCGGCATTTGTTCAATGCTGGCCCAGCGAACGTTGATGACGCAACGATCACTTCGGCGCTGTACCCTTTAACCAGTCATCATCGGGGTCAACCTACGACTGGCGACTCATGAACAGCGCGCCTCTACTTAAAGGAACTTGTGCCAGTTGGAGAGCTTTGCTCAAAAACTGTGACACGCAACGTATATTACTGCCTTTTCAGGTGACGACAAGATTTAATTTCCCCATTTCTGCAGTGAAATTGATCTCGTCCGGTATATTCGCTAAAGGGTCAGAATTTTCTCTCATCAGATCGCAATAGGCATCTCATCTGAAGGTGGTTGTTTGGTGTAAACGCGTTTGAGCCCCCACAACGCCAGTACCGACATCAGAAGCATGATAATGCCGAGTGGTAGTTGATCGGATGCTGGGAACATGGCGGCGAACAGCGTAGCCAGACCTGCCCCTAAGTTTTGCATTCCACCTAAAATCGCACCGCCAGTCCCTGCGTGATAAGGGAAAGGAGAGAGTGCACCAGTGGTGGCGGCCGGGAATAAAATGCCAGCCCCTAAGAAGTAAATCGTTGCGCCGCCAATTAAGGACCATGCGGTTGTCAGGCCAAGCAAACCGGGCAACATAATCACCAGAGAACCGGTGAGGATGGCGAGCAAACCGATGCGCATGGCGGTTTTTTCACGCCAGTGGCGAGCAATCACGTTAGAGAGCCAAGCGCCCGCCAAATAACCGGGTATGGGTAACACAAACAATAAGCTTACGGTAGTCGCAGGTAGGCCCAATACACCGCCTAATAATACTCCTGCTGCCGCTTCAAACACGGCTAAGCCTGCAAAGGTTGCGACAAGACAGATTAAGTAACCTTGGAAGCGGCGATCTGACAGCACATAATGATAACTGCGCAGTACGGGCTCTTTTTTACGCGCAGCCGCAGGTAGCGTTTCCACCATGCTGGTCATCATGGTAATCACCACGGCAATCGCAAATAGAGACAAGAACAAATAGCTTGAACGCCAGCCAAAACTTTCGGTTAAGTAGCCCCCTAAGACCGGCGCAACCAGAGGTGAGAAAATCAGGCACATACTGATTAAGCTGTTGACTTTATGCAGCTCAGCCCCGTCGAAACAGTCGCGAGAGAGCGTACGAGACATCGCGCCACCACAGCCAATCCCAAGACCTTGTACAAAGCTACCGACCAAAAACCATGAATACTGATGGGCGAACAGCGCAATCAAAGAACCGATAATGTAGATTGCCAATCCAGCAATAATGATCGGTTTGCGACCAATACGATCAGAAAGGGTGCCGTAGACAAATTGCGACAAACCGTATGGGATCAGGTAGCACGCCATCACGGCTTGCAGCGCCGCCGGCGAAACCAAAAACTCTTGCGCCATGTAACCAATAGAAGGCACATACATAGTTTGTGTCGCTTGGCCGACAGCGGCCAGAATAGCGATAAAGAAGGTCAGTTTTGCAACAGAAAGCGAGGCAGACATCGTTATCTCCAGATAAAAACAATATCTTATTAAAATCATCTAATGAAAAAACTTGAGAGAGCTTAGCTCTCGGCGCGAGATGTTATTGCTGTAAGCCTTATCTAGCAAACGATTATTGCTGTTTTGTTCACGATAAATATCTATGATTTGGATTATTTTTTCTAATGATTATTTTGGTTTTATTGTACCTTGAACCCAAACTCAAGTCAGACTATGATAAATGAGAATTAATATCATAAAGATGTTGTAAACATGATGTCACTTGCTGTACCGCTGCTTTTCATGAGCTTGCTTGGATTTAAATTAAAACTCCCTTATGGGTTATTGATTGGATTAATCATACTGACGCTATTGCTAGGCTGGCTTGGTAACATCAGCTTATTACCAGTGTTGGTGGTGCTGTTCTTTATGTCTCCGCTCTTGCTGGCGACAAAGCGAGCGCAATGGCAGAGCATGTTGTTCTGTGTTGGTTGCTTGTTGCCCCAACTGTTGCAATTTGTGATGTTAAATCAGCGATGAGTGGCCGTGTGTTGCAATGTTCACTCTCATCTAAGCTGGTGTTTATTTTACTGAAGAATTAAGGATAGAGTTTTTGCTCTACCCTTAAGAGTCCGCAGGATTCTAGAGTGGAAATTGTGCCATTTCGGTAGCCAAAATCTGTTCTGCAATATAGTGATGGGTTGCCGTCGTTGGATGAGTGACCTCCCAGAATACAAAGCGATCTGAGCCTTGCTTAGCACACTCTGCAGAAAGCGAGTGAGAAAGCAGGTAATCGGCGGCAGAGCTTCGTCGAATATCTAAGCAAGGCGTACTCGCGTGGGCAAACCCATGTTTCTCCGGCTGAGTCGTGATGCTGTCAAACAGTGCATAAGCATCAAACAACGCTACCCGAATACCTTGCATTTGGTAGTAGCGAGCTTGCTCGCGGATAAAGGCATTCATACCGATGATTTTGCTGCGCACCGTATCAATTTGCTCTTGCGTGGTATATTGAAATTGCGGAGCGCGAGTTGCGTCCGGCAAGGTGATCAGAACAAGATTTTTTGCTCCCGCATCAATAAGACGGATCAGTGCTGAACTGTAATCGGCTTTGACATCCGCCAATGAACGGTTGTAGTTCATAAAGTCATTCAGGCCAAACTCCAAGGTAAACAAGCTATTTTCAGGCTGATAGTTTTTAGCCAATCGCATATAAGAGAGATAAGAACTGACCTGCTCGTAAACACCTGTTAATGCCACATACTGGTTACGCCCTGCTGCGCCACCAACGGCCCAGTTATACAGAGGTACATTCAAACCTTGTGCTAGGTATTCGGTCCAAAC from Vibrio tarriae includes the following:
- a CDS encoding ATP-binding protein, whose amino-acid sequence is MKKRDAEEIDSNPMFSRIGRRIILIMVILSGAVTLAMTITQTFIDYNREFNNVQARHDEIQTIHAELLASSLWNYDLVVLTQRLEGLVNLPNVDYMKITSGDYHFSAGEPVKSMALNSEIPLEYTNPDTQITEKIGTLYVESDAQGIYNYLIRQFLLTLAVNALKTAIVCYLILLIFHASVNQRIFAIAQFLRRYNPRHPKKPLQLPYNPWIMEKNDELQWLGDETNRIANNVTTLYRTIKSEQERLEDFAQAASDWLWETNSHGELIYSSEAMSTALAIDEESKPLMVRIAPIQSSAALMNCLLKQQDFSNCEVELPLSDGSQAYLLFQGIARYTDEQFLGFRGTAINITSLKLAQLSLEIMNQDLEQQVATRTQDLALSLTRLQETQTQLIESEKLAALGGLVAGVAHEVNTPLGIAVTATSVIQETRESLLNAFNQQTLTSQQFAELMARMTQSTLMLETNLNRAARLIRDFKQTAVDQVSESRSQFDVKQVLDALMASLHSETRKIPVTPQLHGDDAVMMNSLPGVLTQIMTNLVMNSVNHAFAETSQPAIDIHFYQKEQQIIIEYRDNGCGVAKELHQKIFEPFFTTKRGQGGSGLGLNLVFNLVKQKLHGQLAFASEPGHGVHYVITLPKALSMPQIPDSVT
- a CDS encoding ABC transporter substrate-binding protein → MRWWIVLVWLLSGQTWSANVLVIQSYHSGYAWDAAYTKGLKEGINAQHQLHFFEMDTKRIPAREYSAAADRAFQAYQRLKPDLVVLGDDNALYYLLPKLYNEPISIVFLGINSNPRELLDEYSGIAQVTGILEQPLFVKNMAEIGRLLPKDKRRVLVLFDSGNTSKIALDYMQDQYKLIKENLGIEADIRSIKSEQEWRHAVEYANQESFGAIVVGLYQTLVNTDGLHVPPENILSWTNQHSQLPLFGFWDFSIGKGKAAGGVVLFGLEQGKMAAELATRILDKQEPAKYIPIQINRQGRGLYQPDEFARWGLTPPKDWTPIDE
- a CDS encoding Na+/H+ antiporter NhaC family protein, which encodes MNLAPYSDSIYSVIPPLLAVLLAITTRRVLLSLGAGIAAGAVMLNHFSPLSTLQYLFGKISGLFWAEGAANSDNINMLLFMLLLGGLISLMTASGATRAFAVWAERKCKDRRSAKALTGLMVFAFFIDDFFHSLSVGAICRPVTDRFQISRAKLAYLLDSTAAPVCVITPISSWGAYIIALIGGILAAHEMTEISAISAFVQMIPMNLYAVFTLLMVLAVIFLPMDIGPMRQHEAWAREGKLWDESKGRPAGLDMEGGETARGTMIDMVLPIAALTITTLIFMIQTGNAVLAANGEAFSLIGALENTNVAQSLVYAALCSLAVSIVLSLRLKLSVQTWISTAPKGVMAMMPAIIILLFAWTIGGVVRDLQTGIYLASLTQGNLPVELLPALVFVLSCLMAFATGTSWGTFGIMLPLAGDIAAASDISLMLPTLSAVLAGAVFGDHASPISSTSILSATGAGSHHIDHVVTQLPYAISAAMGALLGYLAMGLLHSVWAGLAASSVWFVLFCAFNLRQKRWQQEPVEA
- the emrD gene encoding multidrug efflux MFS transporter EmrD; its protein translation is MSASLSVAKLTFFIAILAAVGQATQTMYVPSIGYMAQEFLVSPAALQAVMACYLIPYGLSQFVYGTLSDRIGRKPIIIAGLAIYIIGSLIALFAHQYSWFLVGSFVQGLGIGCGGAMSRTLSRDCFDGAELHKVNSLISMCLIFSPLVAPVLGGYLTESFGWRSSYLFLSLFAIAVVITMMTSMVETLPAAARKKEPVLRSYHYVLSDRRFQGYLICLVATFAGLAVFEAAAGVLLGGVLGLPATTVSLLFVLPIPGYLAGAWLSNVIARHWREKTAMRIGLLAILTGSLVIMLPGLLGLTTAWSLIGGATIYFLGAGILFPAATTGALSPFPYHAGTGGAILGGMQNLGAGLATLFAAMFPASDQLPLGIIMLLMSVLALWGLKRVYTKQPPSDEMPIAI
- a CDS encoding SGNH/GDSL hydrolase family protein produces the protein MKTKLFTLIAGLASLTASAATEPWENLEIQPLSRAQVEQVQGQQTYTYVRCWYRPAATHDDPYTTWEWAKNADGSYYTIEGYWWSSVRQKNMFYTTTRPETLLERCEETLDINHGYADITYFAADHRFSYNHTIWSNDPQVQPNRISKVIAFGDSLSDTGNIFNASQWRFPNPDSWFLGHFSNGFVWTEYLAQGLNVPLYNWAVGGAAGRNQYVALTGVYEQVSSYLSYMRLAKNYQPENSLFTLEFGLNDFMNYNRSLADVKADYSSALIRLIDAGAKNLVLITLPDATRAPQFQYTTQEQIDTVRSKIIGMNAFIREQARYYQMQGIRVALFDAYALFDSITTQPEKHGFAHASTPCLDIRRSSAADYLLSHSLSAECAKQGSDRFVFWEVTHPTTATHHYIAEQILATEMAQFPL